A section of the Zymoseptoria tritici IPO323 chromosome 9, whole genome shotgun sequence genome encodes:
- a CDS encoding mitochondrial distribution and morphology family 33, fungi (Mitochondrial distribution and morphology family 33, fungi), producing MQRNTTPRTTASYTTTSKPWTCADCRVKLERRRPRVGELVTQSRPFSRSARLHDEKRNDTAAPISQPETSPPSPTIRPDKPEPSPVPNTPASTSTTLPSRTESARSDLSKRMSKLMDDLLARASVASQHINAYTGTDFSGIEALRKEISDQEQKVRSYRREVDDTKSSHHDAHAKQTNAQREIVGLLERKASWSPSDLERYMSLVRSEHLNERDVQIAKENLATAERNLEDARSLLERLERKQYHEEQIWSDTIRRNSTWVTFGLMGVNILLLLTQIAVFEPNRRKKIVRDVKAALDERTLSVSPVGETPAETGVVLTTPVSSKKSEDIPLAVEKVLPPEASDFVGAVPAAIETAPPTAPSELPVELPEVAASKPAPSTTMEIYQEILHDLFSERLIQIKKVDLTNAALQGAASGVALMGFLFLLFRPK from the exons ATGCAGAGGAACACGACTCCGAGAACCACGGCGAGCTACACCACCACTTCGAAGCCATGGACATGCGCGGATTGCCGAGTGAAGCTCGAAAGACGAAGACCACGCGTTGGAGAGCTGGTAACGCAAAGCCGGCCTTTCTCAAGATCAGCCAGGCTACACGATGAGAAGCGTAACGATACTGCTGCGCCCATATCACAACCAGAGacatctccaccctcaccaACTATCCGACCCGACAAACCTGAACCATCCCCCGTCCCAAACACCCCagcctcgacctccacaACCCTCCCCTCACGCACTGAAAGCGCGCGATCCGACCTCTCAAAGCGAATGTCCAAACTAATGGACGATCTCCTCGCCCGAGCCTCCGTCGCAAGCCAACACATCAACGCCTACACAGGCACAGACTTCTCCGGCATTGAAGCCCTCCGCAAAGAGATCAGCGATCAAGAACAAAAAGTGCGGAGCTACAGACGAGAAGTCGACGACACCAAATCAAGTCATCACGACGCCCACGCGAAACAGACAAATGCACAGCGGGAGATAGTCGGACTGCTAGAGCGGAAAGCTTCCTGGTCACCGTCGGACTTGGAACGATACATGTCGCTGGTGAGATCGGAGCATTTGAACGAGCGGGATGTGCAAATTGCAAAGGAGAATCTCgcgacggcggagaggaattTGGAAGATGCGAGGAGTTTGTTGGAGAGATTGGAGAGGAAACAGTATCATGAAGAGCAGATTTGGAGTGATACGATTAGGAGGAATAGTACGTGGGTGACGTTTGGGTTGATGGGCGTCAATATTCTGCTGCTATTGACGCAGATTGCGGTGTTTGAGCCGAatcggaggaagaagattgTGAGGGATGTCAAGGCTGCGTTGGATGAGAGGACGCTGTCTGTAAGCCCGGTCGGCGAGACGCCTGCAGAGACAGGGGTGGTTCTGACAACGCCGGTG TCCAGCAAGAAGAGCGAGGACATTCCTCTGGCTGTGGAGAAGGTGCTGCCGCCAGAGGCTTCAGACTTCGTTGGAGCCGTGCCAGCAGCGATAGAGACAGCACCTCCAACAGCTCCGTCGGAACTACCTGTCGAGCTTCCTGAAGTGGCAGCTTCGAAGCCTGCACCCTCCACTACCATGGAAATCTACCAGGAGATCCTCCACGATCTGTTCAGCGAGCGGCTCATACAGATCAAGAAGGTCGACCTGACGAACGCTGCACTACAAGGCGCGGCGAGCGGCGTAGCTCTAATgggcttcctcttcctcctcttccgacCAAAGTGA